gcaccgccccGATGACTGCACCAGTGCACAACGGCTCCAGGAACTTCCTGCTTCGAATCTCTGATAATTCTTTTCCTTTGGTTGGCTAGGATCATCGTCTGCCGAGCCAGCACGCCTTCACCACTGCCGCAGCCACGGACACTCGCCCACGGCAGCGAGAGGATTCCCGCTTCGCCTGGCttcacctcgcctcgccatcAGTCGGTAATGGCCCAGGCTGCGGCGATCGCCTGACAAGATTCCAAGATCACCTTTCGTGTCGTCTTTAGAACCTCTCCTGATACATTCGTGCACGGCAGCTCTGGCCCTTTGCTCACTCAATGGAAACACCAAGCACTCCAAAGCAACCGCGGGGCGTGGCTTGCACTCCGCTACTGACACGGGAGGCCCGCCATATGAGGCGAAGCGAGCAGACCTTACCTCTTTACCAACACGGAGCGCTCGCGAGTCGCATGCCGAGTCCTGGGGAACACCATGCGGTACCCCGGGCCGGCTCCCGAAGCCGATTCCGGGGCGCGTCGGTAGATTGCACCGTCCGGGACAGAATCAAATCTCAATCGGGGGCTATGGTCATTACCGGAATCACCTGAGATCAAACGCCGTCCGGCCGTCTAAGAAGAGTCTAAAGAGGACGCCTCAGTTCAGTAGTCGGCTAGCCAGCTACCAAGTACACGGGCCCAAGTTGTGGTCGATGACCATCCCCTGGGGCCCTGCGATACGTGCTCTCGAGGGCAATGGCTTCCCGGACCCTCAAGCCGCTTGGAGTGAACGAGCGTGGCAAGCAGCTGGCGCTCTCGCTTTGTATAACATTACAAGTGTCGGGTGTAACGATGACACGAACTGGAGCCGAGTCGAACCGCGTCGAGTCTGCGTTCCCTCAGCTCTCGATCTAATACACTGATGATGACACAGCGAGCGTGCGACGGGAGAGCTCGTCGCTAGCGCGACCCATGCTacggctgccctgcccgcaGTCGTTTTGGAGTTGCACATGCGCCCCAGCCTGAAGGCCCCTTGGCAGGGCAGTCTTTGTGTGCATGTCCGCTTCAAAGTTTCGTGCTGCATGGGCTGTCGTAGTGAATGTGACCGCGAAGGCGGGGGCTCGGCTGATGCGTCGCTTGCTACACGATGAGCCTGCGGTACTTGTGCATCACGGACTAGAAGAAAGGATCTGAAGCTTCTAGTAGCCCTGTTCCGGGCATTTCAATTACTAGCCACCCTGCTCTATAAAAGTCTTAAGGTTGTTGACGGAGCGCCAAATGCCACGACAACGGGTCCGACTTGATATCAACTTCTTCCCCGCCTTTGCCGCGGCATCGGTGGCGCAAGTGCCTCATAAACGTTAAATCGTCAAGGCCCATAACAGCGCCAATATCATGCCGGCAGAGTTGCCCCTCCAACGCGTGGCTATATTCGAGAGCGTACTCATACATGCGCCATGCAGAACGCCAGTctccgccgcagcggcgatgCGTTTGCACGAGAGCGGGCCTACGAATGCCGAAGACGAGCTGGTGGTGTCATGAGACCGGTGGTTGCTTTGGTTACCCCAAAGAGTTGGTGAGAGTGCTGCAATACCGGATAGCACAGTTATCGTGTAGTGTTCTTCTCGTCTTGTCTCCGTTGGCCATGCCATGTCATGCCATGTTATGCTTTTGCCCAATGTACATGCTCAGTCACCGACGGAGATGACGACTCTGCCCTTGCATTTGCCGTATGAGCAGCACTCTGAAGGGTCCATCTCGCCCTTGAGGATGGCGTCCACCTTGGCCTAGACGGGGAAGCAAGGTCAGCAATCAGCGTCTGGAGGGAGAAGACAAGGACACGTACCCCTTCACATGGGCCGGTTGGTCCGATGGGAGAAGCGGCGACAAGAGCCAGTGGTGAAGCCGCCAGGGCAGCGAGCCACAAGCACAAGACCTTCATGGCGGTGATTTTCGTGCTGTTTTTTCCAAGGCAGTTGGAACTTGGCAGGAGCCGCGCGTAGTCGTGTGTCCGTATGTGACGAGAGCtaagcggcggcggcggctcgtaATCGCAGCTTTAGAGTCGAGGCTAGCAGATGACGGGGACGAGAATGGTGCGAGAGTCCTCTGAGTGAGGtatggggaggaggaggaggaagaagaagaagaagaagaagaaaggcgGGAAGGGGGTAGGAGAGAGAGGACAGATGGAGTCGTCTGAGGTGCAAGCGAGGGGCAGGAGCGAGCGGGTGGGTTTTGAATGATGGATGAACGAACACGGATAGGGAAACAGACACAagcggaagcagcagcaggacgtTCGTCACTTTCCCACTACCGCCGGGGGGGTCTCAGATGGGACCGGcaggcctcgtcgtccgatCTGTGTGGGAttcgtgtgtgtgtgtgtgtgtgtgtgatggGTAGCCGAGCCCGGTGCTACGGCGACACaacaggccaggccaggcacacACAGAGACACAAcgacacgcacacgcacacacacaaacacgcACAGAGAGAATGAGATGCGTGCGACCCGACGACTGCCCGATATAGTCAGCACGAGGCGGGATCTCGtttgcgccgtcgcctggggAGGCGGGGGAGCTCCGCGGTTGGCTGGACGGGAACCGAGAGGGAGGGAATGGGGACCAAAGAACGGGGATGTCTTCATGGGCGTGAACGCAACCGTGTTTCGCGATATGCATATAGTAGGTATACAGGCAGATCGTGGTGGTGCAAGTattactgctgctgctaccactactaagttactactactccgtacttgCTGCTCGTATTCGAAAGAGGGACCGCCGAGTTCGCCTGCATccggggccgccgcagctgctaCTGCTGACGGGGAGCAAGACACGGTCGCCAAGTCCGTCAGTCATTGTCTACATCCATCCCAGTGTCTCACAGCAAAGGGGGGTGCTCAAACGGAGCGAGCAACGAAAACATGCCATGTACGCcccgtcgtcaacgccaacgccaacgttGCGGCGCGCGCAAACATGTGGCACTGAGACACGGAGCGCGTTCGTCAAAGAGGGCTGCTCTCTCGACACAGAAAAGGACGTCGTGGTCGTTTGGGGGGTCAGCAGAGATGTGGTGcagggatggaggggggtGTGGACACGGGCCAACAAGGGAGGGAAACGACGAGAGCGCGCGCGATGACGACAGAACGGGGGCGGTTTGCATTCCTCAGCCCTAAAGCTTCCCTGCTAGTAGGTATACGAGGACCGAAGACGAAGTgaaaataaaaataaaaaaaaggTTCGCAAAGTAAGAACCGGTGTTGCTAGTGGTtagataggtaggtagtactatACAAACTATCGCGACGGGGATCCATGCCGCCGGGCCACAACGCCAAGGCGAGCGAACGAACGAACCAAAGTCGCTTCGGccggcgtgcgtgccggcACCCGACCGAACCGAGCCGTAACTATCAAGGTAGTGCTTCGTACccgccaacgcgccgccgccgccgccgccgccgccgaaccgAGCTCTTGTGTGGGCCGCCTGGAAGAACTTGTTGTCGATGGGGCATGACGCTTGTTGATGATGGGGCAATGTACTAGTTACCATGACATGTATgtgggcgagcgggcgaggcaATCAATGTCAGTGTGCCTTGCCATCATCCTTGGAGCGAGCCGCCCCCGTTGTCCATTGTGTCTGACTGACTTGCTGGCTTTCCGATAAGGCACATGCCGCCCTCTTGGTAGTTACCGATTGAGCGGTAgtagtacggagtagtaAGAGTACAATGGCCATGCGAGTTAAATACCCCTGGGTGGCTGGGCCAGCCACGGCGTTTTGTTAGGCTCGCTCGCTACTTTGTTTGTTttgttccccccccccccccccttcaaggggcagggcagggcaggacagggcctgcagggcaaggcaggcccGAGAGATTGaatttttttcttcttcttgtattcttcctcggccggccggctcgCGAGGGGAGGGTGCACGCGGACCATCTTTAACctttcccttcttcttcttcttcttcttctcctccttgcgcGGTGGtaagtggtggtggtgaagatgCGGGCCGTCCGTTTGCGgaagggcgatgatgatgatgatgatggagacacacacacacacacacccacaAACCATGCATCACTCAGTGGAGCATCAtcatgacgatgatggttTATGTTTCGCACGAACCACGGGCCTTTTTGTTGCCATGCATTGCATTGCattgcactgcactgcactgcactgcactgcattGCAGAATTGCGTGCATaacatggccatggccgttCATTGTTCTCGTTTGCCCCCCGTGCCAACTACGTTACGTTACTATGCCAAACCCCAATCAATCTCCCCCTCCTTGATAGTTACCACCAGCCCCGCCCCGTCACACATCGGCAAGGGAGAgagacgggaggggagggaggaagggaacAAAGTGGGCACACTAAGTTACAGAACCACCATGCGGCTAATCGTCGTCTTGTGGGAATCTTGACGGTTGCCAGGGGCCACCTACCACCCAACGTCACTACGTACTTCAGCCATCACTTGACTGCTGATGATTACTTCGCACGTCCTCCTGTAACGGGACTGGAAtgccatcttcttctccatgCCACCTGTTCACCCGCCACTCCCCGTGGAAACCAAGCCAGAGACATCTTCACCACGTGTGTCCCGCCCAGCCAAAGCCGCTTGTGCTCGCGCGCCCCCTGCCATGCATGGCTTGGGCGGCCAGAACGCGGCCCATCAATTCAATCCAATCCCAATCCCAATCCCAATCCACATCATTCAATCAAGCCATCGGTTCGTGAGGCCGCGAGATTCCATACCTCGATCCCGACGCCCCCCAGCACCACGCGCCGTGGTCGTTGCCAATCACCCCCTCCGCTGTCccgggacgcgggcgcgggcgcgggcgcagacACGCACGCCACGTCTCCCGGatccgcgacgccgctgaATGCGGAGCACACGAGCTCGacccgcggcgaggagagtgacgaggaggaggaggaggaggagggatccgcggcggcggcggcggcggcgacgatcCTCCATGCCCGGACGCGCTGATCGTTGCTCACGCTCACGACTGTGatgccgtcttcgtcgtcgtcgtcgtccccgtctCCTGCCGCCGTGAGAGCAACAACACCAttgatggccgccgcgtgcgcgcgccgcacGATCCCCCGTTCCGCCAACGtgaacccgccgccgcccttccTCATCAccgtggcgacgccgagcgcgtTGTCGTCCCCGCCCGTCACGACGCAAAACCCATCGTCTCCTCCGCGCCCCCTCGCCATGTCCAGGCTCTTGATGCTGCTCTGAtgcacccgcgccgcctccatgaGCACCCACGTCCTCGTGATGTTTCCCTGCGCGTTGATCAAATCCTCCCTCCACAGGGCGAGGTGCCcgtccgtcgacgccgtcatgaTCCAGCCGTTGCCCCCGCAAACGCCAAGATGCCGTACCTGGGTGAGACAGGCCCCCGTGTAGAACCCCTGCGCGTAGGGCTCGAACCTGCCGCCCCCTGGCCCGTAGCGGTATGTCTTGACTGCCGAATTGGAAAAGGCCAGtgtcaccagcagcaccggcatgccggcggtgtcgtcgccgccgcccccagaATCCCATCTGCAAACGTCAAAGTCCATGATGCGCAGGTCCCCCGACGGGCTCTTGTCTGCAAACACCCCCTCGCACATAACGGCCAGCCCGCGGTACGCAGAATCCAAGACACGTATCTTCCACACAAAGAACTCTTCGTTTCCGGCGCTGCTGAACAGGTACTCGTCGTCCAGAAACTGCAGCCTCTGTATCCCCGTCACGTGCGATTTGATGGACGCCAGGCAGCGCATCTCCGTCTGGCCGGGCTTGGTTGTTTCGCGGTACTCCCAGATGCGAATCGACGTGTCCTCTGCGCCGGAGGCAAGATACCGTCCGCGAGAGCTCAGCGCCCGTATCTCGCGCCCGTGAGTCCCGTTCCGAAGCGTACAATGCGGCGTCCGTGCCTGTGAATACACCGACAGCTTCGAGGTCCTCGTAAAGGCAAAGTGGTAACGCCCGGGGTCCGACGCGCTGCTCCAGAGTCGAAACGTGCGATGTGCGCCTCCGCAGTCAACCATCGCGATCTCTTCCCTCCGTGTCTCGTTCCAAATGACAAAGTCTTTGCTGCGGAAGCCGTACAGCACCAGCTCCGGATCCACGGCATCGTGGGTGAACCAAGCGCCCTCTATCATGGGCCCAAATGGCGGCGCTGTCTCGTGCAAAAGGTGAAGCTGTGGTGATTGACCATCCTGCTCGAGTTCGTAGATGCGATacttgccgtcgcggctcgTCGCCAGAAAGTACTTGGACGCGGTCGGCAGGTCGGTCCGGGGGGGGAGTGCGACGATGGAGGTTATTGCATCGCGGCTTCGCGTGGCGACATCGCAGACTGGGCGCCAGGCATCCCCTTGCTTCCGAAGAAGCGAGATCCAACCATGGCGAGACCCCATGATGAGAAGCTCGCCCAGCTTTGCCGCAGATGTGGCCACAAATCGGCTGTCCAGGCCCTTTGTTCGGCAGTAACTCGCGCTTCCGCCATCGGAGTCGATGGTGATGTAGCACGACTCTGAGCTACCGTGCAGATGTACGAGAATCTGCACAGGTGAGCCGCTGGCCGTTGAGAATGCCCCTTTTGAGAGTACACTGGCCTCGATGATTCTGCCGGGAACTTGGGCCACGCGAGTAATCGTATCCGCCCCCCGGACGTAGAAGATTTTGCCATCGGTCGTTCCAAGGACAGCGGCCCCGTCATGGACCGCACGGAAGACATATGTGAGTCTCAATTCGGCAGTCATCTCATCGCTCGTCTTGATTTCTCGCCAAGTGATGCCAGTGCTCAAAGCCCCGACAAAGAGGCGTCCCAGATTTGTGATGGCGAGTACCTGGTCCTCTGTGATAAAGTCATAGCGGCTGATCATCTCGCGACCAGCGGCAAGGCCTGGTCGTGTCGAGTCGAGGACATCCCGCATGTCCGCTGTGATGACCCCACGGGGTAAGTTTTGCGCGGTCGGCTGTTCTGAAGACGGCTCTGTGATCAAGCCGATCTTGCCGTCTCCGCCCCCCGTAGCGATGagcgtcgcctcgtcgcgacACAGGACAGCACCCGCCCATATGTGCTTGCCGTTGTGCAGCGAGTACGTCTGTTTGTGGACCAACTCTCCCAACGGCTTCTTCCCTCGACCGGCCGCAGAGTGTAGCTCAAGTTGCCATCTCTGAGCCGTCGCGTCTTCTCCAAACGAGTACACGGGCACTGCAGAGTCCAACGTGTCGCAGGTGCCTGGCAGTCCAAACTTGACGCCCCAGATACGCGAGACGTGACCCATGGCCGTCGCGACAGGCCGcgccccgtcctcctcgcctgtGGCCTGAGCATCGTACTCCGGCGTCGGCCTGAAACCCGTCTCGGGTGCCTCGCTTGGCCTGATTTCCGACAGGGTCGACGGCCGCTCCGTGGCAATGTCCCATATGCGAATGGTCCTGTCgtcgctgcagctcgccagcagccgcaccgACTCCCCGCCAGGCCCTGCCATCTCGGGAGATATGTCCACGCCGTATATCGACCCCTCGTGGCCCGTCAGGGTGCACAGCATCTCGTGCCTCCCACGGCCCatctcatcgtcggcggcgaagtGATACTTCCAGACCACGACATCGCCGAACACggtgccggccgcgacgagcagcgtgTCCGACGACAGCCACGCGAGCCGGCCGTTGTAGAGCATCGGTCGCGACGGAGACGTCAAGGCGCCAAACACGATGGTCCCCGAAGCGTCTACCCGGCAAGGCACTACCTCGTTGTGCGccgtgatgacgacggcgagagaCGAGTCCCATGGtgagacggcggcatcgtAGATCCAGTCCGGGGCGGTCCCTCTGGCTACGACATCGACGGCCCGGACCTGCGTGTCCAGCGCGGAGACGTCTAGCATCGCGATGTCTGACGAGCCCCATACGATGGCCCGTGGAGACTCGCCATCGTGCGGCTCTTGCACGCGGATGCCGTGCAGGGGCTGGTCGTAAAAAATGTCCTCGCTCCGGCAGAGCGAATGCTGCTCGGTTGCCGGTTCCACGGCATACACGGCCAGTCGCGTGTCCTCCCCGGCCAGGAGATAGACGTTCCCTAAGCGAGACGTGTAGAAATCTAGAGCCGTGATGGGGAGCTGGGACAACTCCCGCCTGAGCTTCATGAGCTTCTCACCCTAAATCGCCCTCCCGTTAGCTCGAGGTCAACACTACA
This region of Purpureocillium takamizusanense chromosome 9, complete sequence genomic DNA includes:
- a CDS encoding uncharacterized protein (SECRETED:SignalP(1-24~SECRETED:cutsite=TDG-PH~SECRETED:prob=0.4141)), with the translated sequence MVCGCVCVCVSIIIIIIALPQTDGPHLHHHHLPPRKEEKKKKKKKGKVKDGPRAPSPREPAGRGRIQEEEKNSISRACLALQALSCPALPLEGGGGGEQNKQSSERA
- a CDS encoding uncharacterized protein (EggNog:ENOG503PTVX~SECRETED:SignalP(1-21~SECRETED:cutsite=VAA-SP~SECRETED:prob=0.7357)) is translated as MKVLCLWLAALAASPLALVAASPIGPTGPCEGAKVDAILKGEMDPSECCSYGKCKGRVVISVGD
- the WDR6 gene encoding WD repeat-containing protein 6 (COG:S~EggNog:ENOG503NVGF), producing the protein MGKMHRGEKLMKLRRELSQLPITALDFYTSRLGNVYLLAGEDTRLAVYAVEPATEQHSLCRSEDIFYDQPLHGIRVQEPHDGESPRAIVWGSSDIAMLDVSALDTQVRAVDVVARGTAPDWIYDAAVSPWDSSLAVVITAHNEVVPCRVDASGTIVFGALTSPSRPMLYNGRLAWLSSDTLLVAAGTVFGDVVVWKYHFAADDEMGRGRHEMLCTLTGHEGSIYGVDISPEMAGPGGESVRLLASCSDDRTIRIWDIATERPSTLSEIRPSEAPETGFRPTPEYDAQATGEEDGARPVATAMGHVSRIWGVKFGLPGTCDTLDSAVPVYSFGEDATAQRWQLELHSAAGRGKKPLGELVHKQTYSLHNGKHIWAGAVLCRDEATLIATGGGDGKIGLITEPSSEQPTAQNLPRGVITADMRDVLDSTRPGLAAGREMISRYDFITEDQVLAITNLGRLFVGALSTGITWREIKTSDEMTAELRLTYVFRAVHDGAAVLGTTDGKIFYVRGADTITRVAQVPGRIIEASVLSKGAFSTASGSPVQILVHLHGSSESCYITIDSDGGSASYCRTKGLDSRFVATSAAKLGELLIMGSRHGWISLLRKQGDAWRPVCDVATRSRDAITSIVALPPRTDLPTASKYFLATSRDGKYRIYELEQDGQSPQLHLLHETAPPFGPMIEGAWFTHDAVDPELVLYGFRSKDFVIWNETRREEIAMVDCGGAHRTFRLWSSASDPGRYHFAFTRTSKLSVYSQARTPHCTLRNGTHGREIRALSSRGRYLASGAEDTSIRIWEYRETTKPGQTEMRCLASIKSHVTGIQRLQFLDDEYLFSSAGNEEFFVWKIRVLDSAYRGLAVMCEGVFADKSPSGDLRIMDFDVCRWDSGGGGDDTAGMPVLLVTLAFSNSAVKTYRYGPGGGRFEPYAQGFYTGACLTQVRHLGVCGGNGWIMTASTDGHLALWREDLINAQGNITRTWVLMEAARVHQSSIKSLDMARGRGGDDGFCVVTGGDDNALGVATVMRKGGGGFTLAERGIVRRAHAAAINGVVALTAAGDGDDDDDEDGITVVSVSNDQRVRAWRIVAAAAAAADPSSSSSSSSLSSPRVELVCSAFSGVADPGDVACVSAPAPAPASRDSGGGDWQRPRRVVLGGVGIEVWNLAASRTDGLIE